In the Xanthobacteraceae bacterium genome, GGACCTGTTCTGCGGCATCGGTACTTTCGCGCTGAGGCTTGCGGAGAAGGCGAAGGTAGCTGCGTTCGACTCCGATCTGCGTGCAATCGCCGCCTTGAATGAAGCTGCGAAAGCGCCGGGCCTGAAGCCGGTGAATGCTTCCGTCCGCGATCTGTTCCGCTGGCCGCTGGTTGCGGATGAATTGAAGAAGTTCGATTTCGTGGTGCTCGATCCGCCGCGGCAGGGCGCGGAAGCGCAATGCCGCGAGATTGCGAAGTCGAAGCTGAGGCGGCTCGCCTATGTATCGTGTGACGCCGACACCTTCGCGCGCGATGCGAAGATCCTACGCGATGCGGGCTTTGCGCTGGAGAGCGTGACGCCGGTCGATCAATTTCGTTATTCCCCGCATGTCGAAGTCGTTGGGGTCTTCGCGCGTTAATTCCCCCAGCGCTGCATCCACATCGACTCGCCGATGGTGCAGGAAACGCGCGGCGGTTTTACCGCCGGGATGGTTTGCATCGTAAAGCCGTTCGGTTTGATGCCCGACACTTCGAGAATGAGTTTCTGCCTGACCGCGTTCACGAATTGCGAACGCTCGCGCACTGGGATGACGAACGAACCCGTGCCGCCGATCACGCAGTCCTCATAGTATTCGTGCAGGTTCGGAATATCGAGCATCGAGCCGGTCGGCGCCTTCAGTTGCAGCGGCAGGCCGTTGATGACGATGCCCTTCGCGACGATCTCGTCGCGCGTCGGTTCGATCAGCGGTCCCTGGTTGTTGGTGCCGTCGCCGGATACGTCGATCACGCGCCGCACGCCCTTGAAATCCGAGGTGCCGAACTGCGCCGCTGAAAACAATAATGCGCTGGAAATCGAGGTGCGGTACGTGCGCCGGATTTGCGCGGCTGCGAGCTTGTCGGCGAAGGCCTGCGCCGTTGCCGCGTTCTCGATCAGC is a window encoding:
- a CDS encoding DUF1194 domain-containing protein yields the protein MRGFGLLVTASLMASLAALFALPSRAGSPVPVDVELVLAVDISYSMDYDELTLQREGYIQALTSKDFVDALRNGAHGKIAVIYIEWAGSHEQTIVVPWTLIENAATAQAFADKLAAAQIRRTYRTSISSALLFSAAQFGTSDFKGVRRVIDVSGDGTNNQGPLIEPTRDEIVAKGIVINGLPLQLKAPTGSMLDIPNLHEYYEDCVIGGTGSFVIPVRERSQFVNAVRQKLILEVSGIKPNGFTMQTIPAVKPPRVSCTIGESMWMQRWGN